From Novosphingobium decolorationis, one genomic window encodes:
- a CDS encoding SDR family NAD(P)-dependent oxidoreductase translates to MARADRFIGKRVVVLGGNSGIGLACAQGFAEEGAGVRLTGRDPQTIASAVASIPGAKGNAVDISDLAAMDAFYETVAAEEGGIDVLMVNAGMGGFSLIEDMTSEYWDQVHSINLRGCVFAMQKAVRLMGEGGAIVVTGSIGGHAFVPGNAAYGAAKAGLALAMRQFAGEYVARGIRVNMVSPGPIETPLLYRNPGMDEAAVEAMREQMIAAVPMKRMGAAKEVADAVLFLASNEASFVTAANLMVDGGALEIG, encoded by the coding sequence ATGGCGCGCGCGGATCGCTTCATCGGCAAGCGGGTGGTTGTCCTGGGCGGCAACAGCGGCATCGGGCTGGCCTGCGCACAAGGGTTTGCCGAGGAAGGCGCGGGCGTGCGCCTCACTGGCCGGGACCCGCAGACCATCGCCAGCGCCGTCGCCTCGATCCCCGGGGCGAAGGGCAACGCGGTCGACATTTCCGACCTTGCCGCGATGGACGCCTTCTACGAGACCGTGGCGGCCGAGGAGGGCGGCATCGATGTCCTCATGGTCAACGCCGGGATGGGCGGCTTTTCGCTGATCGAGGACATGACGAGCGAATACTGGGACCAGGTCCATTCGATCAATCTCAGGGGCTGTGTCTTTGCCATGCAGAAGGCGGTGCGGCTGATGGGCGAAGGGGGCGCGATTGTCGTCACCGGATCTATCGGCGGCCATGCCTTCGTGCCCGGCAACGCGGCCTATGGCGCGGCCAAGGCGGGCCTTGCGCTCGCCATGCGCCAGTTCGCGGGCGAGTATGTTGCGCGCGGGATCCGGGTCAACATGGTGAGCCCGGGCCCCATCGAGACGCCGCTCCTCTACCGCAATCCCGGTATGGACGAGGCGGCGGTCGAGGCGATGCGCGAGCAGATGATCGCGGCCGTGCCGATGAAGCGCATGGGCGCGGCGAAGGAAGTGGCCGATGCGGTGCTCTTTCTCGCCTCCAACGAGGCAAGTTTCGTGACCGCGGCCAACCTGATGGTCGATGGCGGCGCGCTGGAAATCGGATGA
- a CDS encoding nuclear transport factor 2 family protein, whose protein sequence is MAEAETLQQRNARIVLDMWQGVIREGSREAVLRYIHPDYVQHAVNLPSGREQLLHLTDLIRNPPEGFVPPATKHLVRTVAQDDTVVVIWHQDQPDPARPGQTYPGHAFDMYRLEDGLIVEHWDDTRKWARSWAEEQSGERS, encoded by the coding sequence ATGGCCGAAGCTGAGACGCTCCAGCAGCGCAACGCCCGGATCGTGCTCGACATGTGGCAGGGCGTGATCCGCGAGGGGAGCCGCGAGGCCGTGCTGCGCTATATCCACCCGGACTACGTGCAGCATGCGGTGAACCTGCCTTCGGGGCGCGAGCAACTGCTGCACCTGACGGACCTCATCCGCAATCCGCCCGAGGGATTCGTACCGCCGGCAACCAAGCACCTTGTGCGCACGGTGGCGCAGGACGACACGGTCGTGGTGATCTGGCACCAGGACCAGCCCGATCCCGCACGGCCAGGGCAGACCTACCCCGGGCACGCCTTCGACATGTACCGGCTGGAGGATGGTCTCATCGTCGAACACTGGGACGACACCCGCAAATGGGCGCGCTCCTGGGCCGAGGAACAGTCGGGAGAGCGCTCATGA
- a CDS encoding MFS transporter: MSATLLPDAAPALSARARWTSLILCGAVMLLDGYDLTAMPLAVPHLVQAYGHAPETFGLALSAVLLGLGLGAVGLAPLGDRFGRRRVILLVLPVLALATFGTATGQSVEAFTAWRLLTGLALGACLPNVTALSAELARPGRRASTMTIVSMAIPLGAAGSGLVVSPLVAAFGWQAIFILPGLVTLLLLGLLWLALSESPAVAGDVEEGAGSGAPLVQLLHRPIFYVTALICVLYGVNAAALYYINSWVPTVLPNAGFTLETAAHAVSLLQFGGMVIGLLLARMLDGGRVTVVLATSYGAIGLALLAFGLVPPTRLGWGILLLIAGGGISGVHVAILAVASGLVPPRLLSSLIGLAVAVARIGAIGGPLLGAAVIEGDVGAALFFAFAALPVALCLGLTMLLPVVRRAARPAPQSSESEKSRSPRQAVSVGR; the protein is encoded by the coding sequence ATGAGCGCGACCCTCCTGCCGGATGCAGCGCCCGCGCTTTCTGCCCGCGCGCGCTGGACCTCGCTGATCCTGTGCGGCGCGGTCATGCTGCTTGACGGCTATGACCTGACCGCGATGCCGCTGGCCGTGCCGCACCTGGTTCAGGCCTATGGCCATGCGCCCGAGACCTTTGGTCTCGCGCTCTCCGCCGTTCTGCTGGGGCTGGGTCTTGGCGCGGTGGGGCTGGCGCCGCTGGGCGATCGGTTCGGGCGGCGGCGTGTGATCCTCCTCGTCCTGCCGGTGCTGGCGCTGGCGACCTTCGGGACGGCCACGGGCCAGAGCGTCGAGGCGTTTACCGCCTGGCGGCTTCTCACCGGCCTTGCCCTCGGCGCGTGCCTACCCAACGTCACTGCGCTCAGCGCCGAACTGGCGCGGCCCGGTCGGCGGGCGAGCACGATGACGATTGTCTCGATGGCGATCCCACTCGGCGCGGCGGGATCGGGTCTGGTGGTCTCACCGCTTGTTGCGGCCTTCGGGTGGCAGGCGATCTTCATCCTTCCGGGGCTTGTAACTTTGCTGCTGCTGGGCCTCCTCTGGTTGGCCTTGTCCGAATCCCCGGCGGTCGCGGGTGATGTCGAGGAGGGGGCAGGTTCAGGAGCGCCACTGGTGCAGTTGCTGCACCGGCCCATCTTCTACGTCACCGCGCTTATATGCGTGCTCTACGGGGTCAACGCCGCAGCGCTCTACTATATCAATTCCTGGGTGCCCACGGTCCTGCCGAACGCTGGTTTCACGCTGGAGACGGCGGCCCATGCGGTCTCGCTCCTGCAATTCGGAGGCATGGTCATCGGGCTCCTGCTCGCCCGCATGCTTGACGGGGGGCGGGTGACGGTGGTGCTGGCGACAAGCTACGGCGCGATAGGGCTGGCGCTGCTGGCCTTTGGCCTCGTCCCGCCCACGCGGCTGGGCTGGGGTATCCTCCTGCTGATCGCAGGCGGCGGCATCTCAGGCGTGCACGTCGCGATCCTGGCGGTGGCCTCGGGGCTCGTCCCGCCGCGCCTGCTCTCCAGCCTCATTGGCCTTGCCGTGGCGGTGGCCCGGATCGGCGCCATCGGCGGCCCCTTGCTGGGCGCTGCGGTCATCGAGGGAGATGTAGGGGCTGCGCTGTTCTTCGCCTTTGCCGCGCTGCCGGTGGCCTTGTGCCTGGGCCTCACGATGTTGCTGCCCGTCGTGCGACGGGCCGCGCGTCCCGCGCCTCAGTCGAGTGAAAGCGAGAAATCCCGCTCCCCGCGCCAGGCGGTGAGCGTGGGTCGGTAA
- a CDS encoding aldehyde dehydrogenase — protein sequence MTPEGVDIRNPEKLYIGGSWIESTGTQRFELVSPNSEEVIGVVADATAADMDKAVAAAREAFDTGPWPQMSPAERGAAVLRWAEELEKREAELCACWTAQVGGLSSFAPQMHGGATATIKFIASLGKDFEFVVRRPSQMVDTALVAYEPVGVAACIAPWNAPYGILSSKVAYALVAGCTVIMKPSPETPLEAYIMAEAADAAGIPAGVVNLVCGGRDASDHLVNNPGIDKVSFTGSTIAGKRIGEVCAGRVARCTLELGGKSAAIVRDDFPIEAAAAILGNTITVMSGQVCAMLSRAIVTKARHDELADAIARVMQGVKIGASTAPDTQLGPLAMKRQLERVEDYIAIGKAEGADLITGGNRPTTMNKGYFLEPTLFANVDNTSRIAQEEIFGPVLSLIPAEDEEDAIRIANESAFGLNGSVLTNDHEAAYRIGRKVRAGGFGQNGMRLEFGLPFGGFKQSGIGREGGVEGLYSFLESKTMLLDGMPSQL from the coding sequence ATGACCCCTGAAGGCGTGGATATCCGCAACCCCGAGAAACTCTACATCGGTGGCAGCTGGATCGAATCAACCGGCACCCAACGCTTCGAACTCGTCTCGCCCAACAGCGAGGAGGTGATCGGCGTGGTTGCCGACGCCACCGCCGCGGACATGGACAAGGCCGTTGCCGCCGCGCGCGAGGCTTTCGACACCGGCCCCTGGCCGCAGATGAGCCCGGCCGAGCGTGGGGCCGCCGTCCTGCGCTGGGCCGAGGAACTGGAGAAGCGCGAAGCCGAACTGTGCGCCTGCTGGACCGCGCAGGTCGGCGGCCTTTCCAGCTTTGCCCCGCAGATGCACGGCGGCGCGACCGCCACGATCAAGTTCATCGCCTCGCTGGGCAAGGACTTCGAGTTCGTCGTGCGCCGCCCCAGCCAGATGGTCGACACCGCGCTTGTCGCCTACGAGCCGGTTGGCGTTGCCGCCTGCATCGCGCCCTGGAACGCGCCTTACGGCATTCTTTCCAGCAAGGTCGCCTACGCGCTGGTTGCCGGCTGCACGGTCATCATGAAGCCCTCGCCCGAAACCCCGCTCGAAGCCTATATCATGGCCGAAGCGGCGGACGCGGCCGGCATCCCGGCGGGCGTCGTCAACCTGGTGTGCGGCGGGCGCGACGCGTCCGATCACCTCGTCAACAACCCCGGTATCGACAAGGTCAGCTTCACCGGCTCGACCATCGCGGGCAAGCGCATCGGCGAGGTCTGCGCGGGCCGCGTCGCGCGCTGCACGCTCGAACTGGGCGGCAAGTCGGCCGCCATCGTGCGCGACGACTTCCCGATCGAGGCCGCCGCCGCGATCCTGGGCAACACCATCACCGTGATGAGCGGGCAGGTCTGCGCCATGCTGAGCCGCGCCATTGTCACCAAAGCGCGCCACGACGAACTGGCCGATGCCATCGCCAGGGTCATGCAGGGCGTGAAAATCGGGGCCAGCACCGCGCCCGACACGCAGCTTGGTCCCCTTGCCATGAAGCGCCAACTCGAACGCGTCGAGGACTACATCGCCATCGGCAAGGCCGAAGGCGCCGACCTCATCACCGGTGGCAACCGCCCGACCACGATGAACAAGGGCTACTTCCTCGAGCCCACCCTCTTTGCCAACGTCGACAACACGAGCCGCATCGCACAGGAAGAGATCTTCGGCCCGGTCCTCAGCCTCATCCCGGCCGAGGACGAAGAGGACGCGATCCGCATCGCCAATGAAAGCGCCTTCGGCCTCAACGGCTCGGTCCTGACCAACGACCACGAAGCGGCCTACCGCATCGGGCGCAAGGTGCGCGCGGGTGGTTTCGGCCAGAACGGCATGCGCCTCGAATTCGGCCTGCCCTTCGGTGGCTTCAAGCAGTCGGGCATCGGCCGCGAGGGCGGCGTGGAAGGTCTCTACTCCTTCCTCGAGAGCAAGACGATGCTGCTCGACGGCATGCCCTCGCAGCTGTGA
- a CDS encoding TonB-dependent receptor, whose translation MARAPFTCRRTASAVIALATGLTGLTLSPGSAHAQDGAQDSAQVHAPEIIVTAQFREQRLQDTPIAITATSGDQLAAKSVDSVTDLTAIAPNVNLSEATGLNGSAVQAYIRGIGQNDSSFALEPGVGIYIDDVYYGTTFGAILDLNDLDRVEVLRGPQGTLSGKNSIGGSIKLFSRKPDEVSDGFVEATTGSYGRIDLRASAGFTIADGLYARISGVSKHTDGFFKLYDYGCLNPDSGIAPTVGGGDCQTGTEGGVDVQGGRLALRYAPVGSSLEINLIGDYAMNKSEQVATKLIYANSNDTRSYDAADPMGGVPFDSRFLTGPKSYSSYANYASGGNYTTIFGTPLQVAPGTFDTSPQSTAKSWGVAGTVDFKLTDFLAVKSITAYREASGTSGIDLDGSPLSVLVQEFDYEHAQFTQELRLSGQVGTLVDFTVGGYYYDADDNIAGRSLIPTAMFDFVQDDPISNRSVSAFAHSEFHLTPDLNVIAGIRYTDDKKTYQFTRRNPDGTLPSGIPLTTNFLVAGLDGEVGLFKGTRTDYRLGVNYRFMPELMVYAQIATGYKGGGINPRPYTPDQIVPFDPETLTTYEAGFKSDLLNNRVRFNGTFFFNRYKDLQINRYFCPESVSPTCSQPANAGDADVWGLEAELFAEPIDNLTIDGAMGYLNFDYTRVDPTTFVEEDMVAPFNPSWQLSAGMQYKAQLGDGIGTLTPRVDWTYQSSFYFNSVNNPDNQIGSRSLFNLRLTYASDDETWQVSTGITNLFDKFYYTGVSENVQNYGVNTGSVGRPREWFLSVRRAF comes from the coding sequence ATGGCACGAGCCCCATTCACCTGTCGTCGCACGGCCAGCGCCGTGATCGCCCTGGCCACGGGCCTCACCGGCCTGACCCTGAGCCCTGGCAGCGCCCATGCGCAGGACGGCGCACAGGACAGTGCGCAAGTCCACGCCCCCGAGATCATCGTGACCGCGCAGTTTCGCGAACAGCGCCTGCAGGACACGCCCATCGCCATCACCGCGACGAGCGGCGACCAGCTGGCCGCCAAGAGCGTCGACAGCGTCACCGACCTCACCGCCATCGCGCCCAACGTGAACCTGTCCGAAGCGACCGGCCTCAACGGCAGCGCGGTGCAGGCCTATATCCGCGGCATCGGCCAGAACGATTCCAGCTTCGCGCTCGAACCGGGCGTGGGCATCTACATCGACGATGTCTATTACGGCACCACCTTCGGCGCGATCCTCGACCTCAACGACCTTGACCGCGTCGAAGTCCTGCGCGGGCCGCAAGGCACCCTCTCGGGCAAGAACTCGATCGGCGGCTCGATCAAGCTGTTCAGCCGCAAGCCCGACGAGGTCAGCGATGGCTTCGTGGAGGCAACCACGGGCAGCTACGGCCGCATCGACCTGCGCGCGAGCGCCGGCTTCACCATTGCCGATGGGCTTTACGCGCGCATTTCAGGTGTCTCGAAACACACCGACGGCTTCTTCAAGCTCTACGACTACGGCTGCCTGAACCCCGATTCCGGCATTGCGCCGACCGTGGGTGGCGGCGACTGCCAGACCGGCACCGAGGGCGGCGTCGATGTCCAGGGCGGGCGCCTTGCGCTGCGCTATGCCCCTGTCGGATCGAGCCTCGAGATCAACCTCATCGGCGACTACGCGATGAACAAGTCCGAGCAGGTTGCCACCAAGCTGATCTATGCGAACAGCAACGACACCCGCTCCTACGACGCGGCCGATCCGATGGGCGGCGTCCCCTTCGACAGCCGCTTCCTGACCGGGCCGAAGTCCTATTCCAGTTACGCCAACTACGCCTCGGGCGGCAACTACACCACGATCTTCGGCACGCCGCTGCAAGTCGCGCCCGGCACCTTCGACACCAGCCCGCAGAGCACCGCCAAGAGCTGGGGCGTGGCCGGTACGGTCGACTTCAAGTTGACCGACTTCCTCGCCGTCAAGTCGATCACCGCCTACCGCGAGGCGAGCGGCACCTCGGGCATCGATCTCGATGGCTCGCCCCTCTCGGTGCTGGTCCAGGAGTTCGACTACGAACACGCCCAGTTCACCCAGGAACTGCGCCTTTCCGGCCAGGTCGGCACGCTCGTCGACTTCACCGTGGGCGGCTACTATTACGATGCCGACGACAACATCGCCGGACGCTCGCTCATCCCGACCGCGATGTTCGACTTCGTGCAGGACGACCCGATCTCGAACCGCTCCGTGTCCGCCTTCGCGCACTCCGAGTTTCACCTGACGCCCGACCTCAACGTGATCGCGGGCATCCGCTACACCGACGACAAGAAGACGTACCAGTTCACCCGGCGCAATCCGGACGGCACCCTGCCCTCGGGCATTCCCCTGACGACCAACTTCCTCGTCGCGGGGCTGGACGGGGAAGTGGGCCTCTTCAAGGGCACGCGCACCGACTATCGCCTCGGCGTCAACTACCGCTTCATGCCCGAGCTGATGGTCTATGCGCAGATCGCGACGGGCTACAAGGGCGGCGGCATCAACCCGCGCCCCTACACGCCTGACCAGATCGTGCCCTTCGATCCCGAGACGCTCACCACCTACGAGGCGGGCTTCAAGTCGGACCTCCTGAACAACCGCGTGCGCTTCAACGGCACGTTCTTCTTCAACCGGTACAAGGATCTCCAGATCAACCGCTACTTCTGCCCGGAAAGCGTGAGCCCGACCTGCTCGCAGCCGGCCAATGCGGGCGATGCGGACGTATGGGGCCTGGAGGCCGAGCTCTTTGCCGAGCCCATCGACAACCTCACCATCGACGGCGCGATGGGCTACCTGAACTTCGACTATACCCGCGTCGATCCCACGACTTTTGTCGAAGAGGACATGGTCGCCCCCTTCAACCCCAGCTGGCAGCTGAGCGCCGGTATGCAGTACAAGGCACAGCTAGGCGATGGCATCGGCACGCTCACCCCGCGCGTCGACTGGACCTACCAGTCTTCGTTCTACTTCAACTCGGTCAACAACCCGGACAACCAGATCGGTTCGCGCAGCCTCTTCAACCTGCGCCTGACTTACGCCTCGGACGACGAGACCTGGCAGGTCAGCACCGGCATCACCAACCTCTTCGACAAATTCTATTACACCGGCGTCAGCGAAAACGTGCAGAACTACGGCGTGAACACCGGCTCGGTCGGCCGTCCGCGCGAGTGGTTCCTCTCGGTCCGCCGCGCGTTCTGA
- a CDS encoding GGDEF domain-containing protein produces MAQAVPPFSISRAAFEAITRRDSCASEGDTQSDGTPVAIGAFSCDLGDQSLRWNEATFELFGFAPGEKVDRREVLDMYAPESRRLLEVRRAQAIEVLGAFSLEAQIYTAEGEERWLRIHAHVESRNGQALRLHGTKQDITHERLYLRKLEELAFTDPVSGLGNRALFHAAFLHAPHAPSSPASRNMASAGALVLFDFDHFKAVNDAFGHIAGDACLARFGAHLRSAFPEALLLARIGGDEFAMVLAQNQDEDQLQQRLNAALHMLATPFDWEGTSLSIRASFGLALPRAGEPSSPNELFRRADADLYRSKERRTPRASSPDVASWDRS; encoded by the coding sequence TTGGCCCAGGCTGTCCCTCCCTTTTCCATCTCGCGGGCCGCCTTCGAGGCGATCACCCGCAGGGATTCGTGCGCGTCCGAGGGCGACACGCAGAGTGACGGCACGCCCGTAGCGATCGGAGCCTTTTCGTGCGATCTGGGCGATCAGAGCCTGCGCTGGAACGAAGCGACTTTCGAGCTTTTCGGGTTCGCCCCTGGCGAGAAGGTCGACCGGCGCGAGGTGCTCGACATGTATGCCCCCGAATCGCGCCGCCTCCTTGAGGTGCGACGCGCGCAGGCCATCGAAGTGCTCGGGGCCTTTTCTCTGGAGGCGCAGATATATACCGCCGAGGGCGAGGAACGCTGGCTGCGCATCCATGCCCATGTCGAATCGCGCAATGGCCAGGCCCTGCGGCTGCACGGCACCAAGCAGGACATCACCCACGAGCGGCTCTATTTGCGCAAACTGGAAGAACTCGCCTTCACCGATCCGGTCTCCGGGCTGGGCAACCGCGCGCTGTTCCACGCCGCCTTTCTTCATGCGCCCCACGCGCCTTCCTCGCCAGCCTCCCGCAACATGGCCTCGGCCGGCGCACTGGTGCTGTTCGACTTCGACCACTTCAAGGCCGTCAACGACGCCTTCGGCCACATCGCAGGCGATGCCTGCCTTGCCCGCTTCGGTGCGCACTTGCGCAGCGCCTTTCCCGAAGCCCTGCTGCTCGCCCGCATCGGGGGCGACGAGTTCGCCATGGTGCTTGCGCAGAACCAGGACGAGGACCAGTTGCAGCAGCGCCTGAACGCTGCCCTGCACATGCTCGCCACGCCGTTCGACTGGGAGGGAACGTCCCTCTCGATCCGCGCCTCGTTCGGTCTCGCCCTGCCCCGCGCCGGAGAGCCGTCCTCTCCGAACGAGCTCTTCCGCCGGGCCGATGCCGACCTCTACCGCTCGAAGGAGCGCCGCACGCCGCGCGCGTCTAGTCCAGACGTTGCGAGTTGGGATCGGTCCTGA
- a CDS encoding nuclear transport factor 2 family protein: protein MNMATQLVPGASVPEGQTPPMVAADHAQLLASADPVLAANKRLCYDMYRIVLQGGHADRAHEFIAEGYIQHNPNVVSGRAALESFIRGSRPAREVRPTIELPLVSIVAERDMVTMAFVRTETGEVGETYHTSWFDLFRIQDGRIAEHWDPAIKSAAMLRTDPNSQRLD from the coding sequence ATGAACATGGCCACACAGCTGGTCCCCGGCGCGAGTGTGCCCGAGGGGCAGACCCCGCCGATGGTGGCGGCCGACCATGCACAGCTGCTCGCCAGCGCAGATCCCGTTCTCGCGGCGAACAAGCGGCTTTGCTACGACATGTACCGCATCGTGCTGCAGGGCGGTCATGCCGACCGCGCGCACGAATTCATCGCCGAGGGCTATATCCAGCACAATCCCAACGTCGTCAGCGGGCGCGCCGCGCTGGAAAGCTTCATCCGCGGTTCGCGCCCGGCGCGCGAGGTCCGGCCCACCATCGAGCTGCCGCTGGTCTCCATCGTGGCGGAGCGGGACATGGTGACGATGGCCTTCGTGCGCACCGAAACGGGTGAGGTTGGAGAGACCTACCACACCAGCTGGTTCGATCTGTTCCGTATTCAGGATGGCCGGATAGCCGAGCACTGGGACCCGGCGATCAAGAGTGCGGCGATGCTCAGGACCGATCCCAACTCGCAACGTCTGGACTAG
- a CDS encoding DUF3237 domain-containing protein, translating into MTHNDTTPFAGPFSTLDNPRLEFAMEVRLTFPRVQMIANTPMGGNRSAVYVDGGTFEGPHLKGKAVPGSGGDYATFRPDDVAVFDARYMLEEDDGTLILLNNRGFLWGRKPGTMERLRDWAFKGGEPVEQQEYYLRGNPSFECPVGKHDWLTKHVFIGVGERRADGNLLRYYALT; encoded by the coding sequence ATGACCCATAACGACACGACGCCCTTTGCCGGGCCTTTCTCGACGCTCGACAACCCGCGCCTCGAATTCGCGATGGAAGTGCGCCTGACCTTCCCGCGCGTGCAGATGATCGCCAACACCCCGATGGGGGGCAACCGCAGCGCGGTCTATGTCGATGGCGGGACGTTCGAGGGGCCGCACCTGAAAGGCAAGGCGGTGCCGGGCTCGGGCGGTGACTACGCGACCTTCCGCCCCGACGACGTCGCCGTGTTCGACGCGCGCTACATGCTGGAGGAGGACGACGGGACGCTGATCCTGCTCAACAACCGGGGCTTCCTGTGGGGGCGCAAGCCCGGCACGATGGAGCGCCTGCGCGACTGGGCCTTCAAGGGGGGCGAACCGGTCGAGCAGCAGGAATACTACCTGCGCGGCAACCCCAGTTTCGAATGCCCGGTGGGCAAGCACGACTGGCTGACCAAGCACGTCTTCATCGGCGTGGGTGAGCGGCGCGCGGATGGCAACCTGCTGCGCTACTACGCGCTGACCTGA
- a CDS encoding SDR family NAD(P)-dependent oxidoreductase, which translates to MARIFVTGSTQGIGRNAIQTLIGNGHDVILHARSKERINAFGALADVNTVLTGDLASLEEVRALARALNETGPVDAIIHNAGVIDSTREVTREGLLRVLMVNAIAPYMLSLLAERPARLIFTGSSMHYGHEEALDDMDWRERRWSGASAYGESKMLLTAMANGLARHLPDIACHTVDPGWVPTRMGGESASDPLDEAHLTQCWLATCLDGEAGASGGYWHHMERREPDPKTLDTKVQDAVLTRFAALSGVAMSAAASRP; encoded by the coding sequence ATGGCCCGCATTTTCGTCACCGGATCAACGCAGGGGATCGGTCGCAACGCCATCCAGACACTGATCGGCAACGGACACGATGTCATCCTCCATGCCCGCTCGAAAGAGCGCATCAACGCCTTTGGCGCGCTCGCCGACGTCAATACGGTCCTGACCGGCGATCTTGCCAGCCTCGAGGAGGTCCGCGCACTTGCCCGGGCGCTCAACGAAACGGGCCCTGTCGACGCGATCATTCACAACGCCGGGGTCATCGACTCGACGCGTGAGGTAACTCGCGAGGGCCTCCTGCGCGTCCTGATGGTGAACGCGATCGCCCCCTACATGCTCAGCCTGCTCGCCGAACGCCCTGCGCGCCTGATCTTCACCGGCAGCTCGATGCACTATGGCCATGAGGAAGCGCTCGACGACATGGACTGGCGCGAACGCCGCTGGTCGGGCGCGAGCGCTTATGGCGAGAGCAAGATGCTGCTGACGGCCATGGCCAACGGCCTTGCCCGCCACCTTCCCGACATCGCGTGCCACACCGTCGATCCGGGCTGGGTGCCCACCCGCATGGGCGGCGAATCGGCCAGCGATCCCCTCGACGAAGCCCACCTCACACAGTGCTGGCTTGCAACATGCCTGGACGGCGAGGCGGGAGCCAGCGGAGGCTACTGGCACCACATGGAGCGCCGCGAGCCCGATCCCAAGACGCTCGACACGAAGGTCCAGGACGCCGTTCTCACGCGCTTCGCCGCGCTATCGGGCGTCGCCATGTCCGCCGCTGCGTCGCGCCCATGA
- a CDS encoding nuclear transport factor 2 family protein: protein MSASAATMPLCEADYIRYVEAFNARDYAALETFFTDDFVLENAGFAVRGKPAFRAFYAFFHEYCRETVDFRGFYPGAEGFVGHVVITFEGLKDLSREVLEARGFSGMSLVPKGARVEVEFLILYKVDAAGLIHHIKGAVWEPERP from the coding sequence GTGAGCGCTTCGGCCGCGACGATGCCGTTGTGCGAAGCGGACTACATTCGGTACGTGGAGGCCTTCAACGCGCGCGACTACGCCGCGTTGGAGACCTTCTTCACCGACGACTTCGTGCTGGAGAACGCAGGCTTTGCGGTGCGCGGCAAGCCCGCGTTCCGCGCGTTCTACGCCTTCTTCCACGAGTACTGCCGTGAAACCGTCGACTTTCGCGGGTTCTATCCCGGCGCCGAGGGCTTCGTCGGCCATGTCGTCATCACCTTCGAGGGCCTGAAGGACCTCTCCCGCGAGGTGCTGGAGGCGCGTGGATTTTCCGGCATGTCGCTCGTGCCGAAAGGGGCACGGGTCGAGGTCGAGTTCCTGATCCTCTACAAGGTCGACGCGGCCGGCCTCATCCACCACATCAAGGGCGCGGTCTGGGAGCCGGAACGCCCCTGA
- a CDS encoding nuclear transport factor 2 family protein, with product MDQDPAIAQLRAEVAQLREEARAARDWTEIANLQAMYGYYVDKGLWDKAADLFAREGTLEIAGRGVYVGRERVRAYLHALPPYERGALFNHMQLQPVIHVEGDTAKARWRTFIQIAWLGGVARWGEATYENSYVREDGAWRIASLHGFITFYCEYDKGLNEGGIPLLRKIDGLKPDLPPTVEYEAFPEVFVPPFHYGDQAAEAGA from the coding sequence ATGGATCAGGATCCGGCAATTGCCCAGTTGCGGGCCGAAGTGGCGCAGCTGCGCGAAGAAGCACGCGCCGCGCGCGACTGGACCGAGATCGCCAACCTCCAGGCGATGTACGGATACTATGTCGACAAGGGGCTGTGGGACAAGGCAGCGGATCTGTTCGCCCGCGAGGGTACGCTCGAGATTGCGGGGCGCGGCGTCTATGTCGGGCGTGAGCGGGTGCGGGCTTACCTGCATGCCTTGCCGCCCTACGAGCGCGGCGCATTGTTCAACCACATGCAGCTCCAGCCCGTGATCCACGTCGAGGGAGATACGGCAAAGGCGCGCTGGCGCACCTTCATCCAGATCGCCTGGCTGGGCGGGGTCGCGCGCTGGGGCGAGGCGACGTATGAAAACAGCTACGTGCGCGAGGACGGGGCCTGGCGCATCGCCTCGCTCCATGGCTTCATCACCTTCTATTGCGAGTACGACAAGGGCCTGAACGAGGGCGGCATCCCGCTTCTGCGCAAGATCGACGGGCTGAAGCCAGACCTTCCCCCCACGGTCGAATATGAGGCGTTTCCCGAGGTCTTCGTGCCGCCCTTTCATTACGGCGATCAGGCGGCGGAGGCGGGCGCGTGA